The Pseudoxanthomonas suwonensis sequence TCGAAGGCCTTGGCCAGGAGAGAAGCGATAAGGCGGTCGGCAGCACGCGATCGGCAGTTTCTCCAGGCACCCTGTTTCGAATTGATCCCGCTAGGGAAGGCGCAAGCCGCGTGCTGGTAGAGCCACGCCGAACTGACCGCGTGCTCTCATTGGACGTGTTGGCTCGCGGCCTTGAAGAGGCATGCGTTCACTTCGAAACGCTTGCCGGAGATCGCGCCGGTGCTGATCACGTCGAGCGCCGTCCGCCCGGTGTGTCGGAACTGCTCGGACTAGCGAAGTACGTTGCGCTGGGGTCCGGCGAGGTCGATCCGTCGCTCCTGGCCTCAACAATCCACGACAAGGGTGCTCTCGTTTGGGACTACGAGCTGCCCGTGCCTGCGGAGCCATTGAAGTCAACCGAAGGCTACTACTTGCTTGCGACCGCAACTGAGGCCCAGAAGCGACGAGTTGATGAGGCGCTGCGATTGGTGGTCGAAGCCGCCGAGGCGGACCCGGCCGAGGTTCTCGCTGAAATATCCTCGCGCGGAATTCCCCTTTTGCGCAGGTTTGCGGCGGGTGGAAGCACTACGCGCGGCGAGCTGGGCCTCTTTCTAGCCGTCCGCTTGCTCCAAGGTAGAACGGGATCGCCTTCAGGCGCGGCGATTCCATCTTTCGAGTCTGGCGCCATCAATCTGCTCGTCTCCGTGGATTCTTACTCGCACTACTTGCGGTTGTTGCGTCACTCCCTCTCGGGCCTTGGGTACGCAATTTCGGAACGCATGCCCGACCTGCTACTCGTTTCATATCGACCGGGGGAAAGCCCGGCACTCAAGCTCACGCCGATCGAGGTCAAATTCCGCGGGTCTTCCATAGAGCAAGCGCACTTGTTGAAAGGCCACCTCGATCAAGCAGCATCCTTGGGAACATTGCTCAAGGCTGTCTTCGAGGACTTGGCAGGAAAGTCCAGGCTCTGGGACCAGGCGTCCCGCGCCTGGCTAGGCTCGATGCTGAATCATGCGTTCCGTGTCTACAGTTTCCGAGGGCTCACAGCAGCTTCCCAGTCGGAGTGGTCCGGTGCGCATTCGGATTGCATCAGGGCGTTATTGGAGGAGCGCGCTGCCATTTCCATCGAAAGCAAAGGGCGGCTGCTGGTGTTCGATGCTTCCACGCAATCGCTCGCCGAAGACGCTGATGGCGACTACGCCGCGGACACGGTTCGAGTCGGCCACTTCGACTCTAGGCGTCTGGTGCTGGATGAGAAGTGGAGGAAGGACCTAGCAAACGCGGTGGCCGAGGTATTTGGTTTCCCGCCCCGCCCAGACTCGGTAGAAGAGGGGGTGCCAGGGCCTGCTAGTGGCAGCGGCGGGTCCGCGGGTGAACCCGTGCCAGAAGTGGACCAAGGGGCTCACCCTGCTGACAGCGGTGCGGCGAAAGCCACGCCCACGGAGCCCGAAAAAGCCACTAGCGTTCAACCTTCAACATCAAGCCCGTATCAAGACGCGAGGGTTGCGGTGGCGCGCACCTTCGACGGCTTCATCGGCAACTCGAATGCTATCGATCGCGTGTCGCGGGATCTGGTGGTAGCAATTACATCGACTCCGCGAGCACTTTCGAAGTCCTTCCTGTTCTCCGGACCGCCGAGCTCAGGCAAGACCGAGCTCTGCAGGAGAATCGCGAGGGCAATAGGCCTTCCGTTCGTATCCCTCGATGGCACCGCCCTCAAGAGTCGTGAGAAGCTCTTCGATCTCGTCGACGCTTCTTTGAAGGAAGCCGGAACACAGTCGCGACCTGGGCCCACGGTTAGCGGCCTGCCGGTTGTCGAATACCCGCCGTTTGTCGTGTTCGTCGATGAAGTGCATCTCGTTTCGCGGCCCGTACAAGAGAGTTTCCTGACTGCGCTCGAGTCAAAAGATCGGCGAGTCCACTTGGGAAATCGATACGCCCAACTTACGAATGCCACCTTCCTGTTCGCGACGACGCGCCCATCGAACGTGGATCCGGCGCTGCGTTCGCGATGCGAAATGATCGTGTTGACGCCCTACACGACTGCCGAGGTCGCGGCGATGATTGGCCTGGCGTTCCCAGGTTGGCCTGCAGCCGTTACTGAGCGGGTTGCAACTCTTGGAAGAAGGGTTCCAAGAATTGCACTTCGGTTGGCGGAGGACCTGAGCAACGAGGCAAAAATCAACCAAGTTCAGGGGAATGCCGAAGCAGACCTGCTGCCCCACCTGGAGACGATCAGGAAAGAGAGGCAGCTCGACTTGGACGGTTTTGGGCCGACAGAGTACGAGTACATGCGTGCGCTTCAGGCGGCAAATGGTCGTCCGCTCGGGCTCGAGTCAATTGCAGCACACTTGAGAAGCGTTCCCGTCGAAACTATTGAGTCGGAAATCGAGCCCTTCCTACTGCAAGAACACGCCATCGAGTTCACCGGACGCGGTAGGCAGCTTACGAAGGCAGGTCACGACCGACTTTCAAGGCGACGCACGTGACGCTCGCTTCTTAATCGTTCCAAGCCACCTCGCAAGCCAGGTATTCGCCAATGACAATCTTAATGTTCACGCCGTTGGCATCATCTATAGCCAGATAGCGATAACGCTCGTCCTGTACGTCAATCCAATCATTGATGACCATGCCCATCCCGAGCATCGTCTGAGTCCCGTCGCTGGCTTGGAGTATGGGTTGAATGACCATGGTCCGTTGCGAGCCCCGTGAACCAATCTCACCGAGCAGTCCAACAACGTGGGCTTCCTCAAACGGTGCAAGTTCTTCCTCGCTAAGCAGCGCCAAGGGTCGCCACCAAAGCGTGCTTGGCTCCTCGCGACACGCGCGCGAAAGCTCGAAGGCGGCGTGCCCGCGGGCCAGCTTCAAGAGAATGTGCCTAATCCTTTCGGGCTCTACGTCAAATTGGATATGCCCGTCACTCACCGATTTCGCAGCTTCGATTCGCGCCCGCAATGCCTGGGACCGCCGAAGAATTGCCGCCACGACCGGTCGGCGCATGTCGTCCGGATCAGTTGAGCCGGCCACGACGCATTCCACCAGACACGCGAGGTACTCTTCGTCCCGCGAAAACCCGCTATTGCACGCCTTGCATGCAGGAACGACCGGCAGGTTCTCGGGAAGTGGTGCATCTAGAAGTACGCGGGACGGGACGTGATCCCTTGTGTCGTCAAGGGAACCGCAGTAGGTGCACCGGTGGAGAAGCCGGTCGTCTGCCAAGTCTTTCAGTTGGTCCATCTGGGCACCAATAAATTGGATAGCTAGGTTGGGACCGCTATTTCAGGTTCAGTATGTGGGGAGTCGCCATGCCAGACAAGTATAGGAACTTTGTGGAACTGGCGCGCAGCGAGCCACCCGACGCCTACGCAGTCAGCCTACACGACGCCCGCAGTGGCACGGTCATAGCGGCGCCACATGGGGGAGGCATCGAGCCCGGAACATCCGAGGTTTGCCGTGGAATCGCAGGGGAAGATCTCTCTTGGTACTTGTTCGAGGGCAAGAAGACCCGAGGCAATCACGAAGACCTGCACCTAACCAGTTCGAATTTCGACGAACCGCAATGCCGAGAGCTGATCCAGCGCTCGAGGCTAGTGGTAACGGTGCACGGCGAGGGCAGCGATTCGGATGCGGTGTACGTTGGAGGGCTGCACGTGCCGACTATACGAGCACTTCGGGCGACGTTAGGGGAAGCAGGCTTCACCGTACTCCAGCACGAAAAGCTGAACTTGCAAGGTAAGAGCCCCACCAACATATGCAACCTGGGTCAGCTTGGAGAGGGCGTGCAACTCGAACTGGCGAAGGGGCTGCGGCGCACGCTGTTCGAGGGACAGAGCTCGCAAATCGCTCCGAAAGGACCGAGAGATTCAATCGGCTATGCCAGGCCATCAGGCGCGGAATCAAACTGGCAGACTCGGAAGTGGACGGCGCGGGCCCACACTGAAGCGCAGATTGAGTAATGAGCCGCATTCTAGATTTTGTGAGAAGTGACGCCGGCGCGCTTGCGCGCTTCCAAAAGCGGAGCCGTCGGCGTGTGCGCGTTCTCATCGACGACATCGAGCCGCAGTCGAAGAAGATGCCCGGTGGAGAGCGCGACAAATTCCAGACTGCGGTCGCTGAACAGATGGCCTTGGCTAGACGCTCCGCTTTTAGGAAAGACGTTGCCCTAAGGCTCGACCTAGCCACGACAAGTAAGACCGCGCCGCAGGCACACACGATCGCCAAGAACTTGCTCGATCTTCTCGGCGAGAAACGTGCTGGCGTAGATCGGCCGGGACGGCACCTCCTCTACGCAGATGACAAACAAATTCAGGCTCTATCGGTCTCGTGTCGTCACGGCGAACGCAATCCAGGAATCCTTATCGAAGCTCGTCCATTCGGGGCAATGCTCGACGACCTCGAGCTCGCCGCCGAAGCCACGCGTATCGCAGAGATGACCGGCGACGGGTGGCACAGGGCGGATCAGGATTCAGATGCCATCGATGATTTCCGCGACCTCAGGCGAAACGAGCCAGCGGAACGAGGGCGACTCGGCGACGAGCTGTATGACGCCCTCTTCAAGATGACCAGATGGAGCGCACAGCGAGCGTTGCTCTCTCGCTCTCGCCTAAGCATCCCTGTTCTGAGCTGGTTGTACGGCTTGCCACGTGGCGTTGCATCTGGCTTCGGAGTGATACGTGGGTTCGGTTGCTCAGTGAATCCAAGCTCCGCCTGCAGGTGGGCGAGCTGCCAATCGCTACCGGCGGATCGAACGCTTTCAGGCAAGCCATTGCTGCCGAAATAAATGCCTTCAAGCAACGCTGGGATTGGCTCATTAGCCCGCTTGTCACTGCTGTGGCGTTGGAGGTCGTGGTTCGACCAAACCCTTCCACGCCGGCGGCAGTGCTTCACGACCTAGATAACATTGTCCGCGATTACCTGCTTCCGAGCATCGTGCCCGAGTTCGGCACAGTCACCGATCATCGTTGGACTATCGACTTCAACGAACTGAAGATATCTAACCCAAAGCTCGCAGCGGCGTGGGGTGCAAGCCCGACGCCGCCACCGGGAACAAAGTCGGGCGTGACCCGGTACGAAGCCTGGAGGCTTCCTGCCATCGCGGGCGAGCCAGGCTTTGTCAGCGTTGCGCTCGTTGCCGACACAGAAGGTAGCGGAGGTCTCATGAGTGAGGTCGACGCAATCGTCAAGAAGTGGAGCCGCGAGCTTAGGCTGTGATTTCGGCGCTGGCACGCCGCTCAATACGAGAAAGACAACGCTCAACTAGCCCGATCATGGAGGTCGTCGACGCGCGACTCAACGCAACCCCGTTCGCTAGTGACACCGAGCCTGCTGACTCGCTGCTATTCTGGCCCCATGTACGAGCGGCACCCGAGCAGTGAGCTCAACGAGCTCTTCGCGCACAAGCCCTAAAGGCGTGGTGCCGTCGCAATCAACGTTCCTATTCGTTGGCCTTGGTGCAAACTACGACGCACGGATCTCTGCGCATCCAATTTTCGGCAAGGTGTTGGAGTACCACGAGAAGCAGTCAGCTCCTGGCAAAAGCATCTCGTCCACCACCCATTCCTATTGCCGTCATACCTCGGGGACGGGCGTCACTACCATCGCCGTTTCGCCCGCATCGGATTTCTCCCTCAGAACGCTGGCCTCGTTTCGTTCGCCGAATTGCTAAACATTCCGACCGTCGGCCGCAACAAGCTCGATTCCAAGGATTCTGACAGAGCGCACATCAAATGGCTTAACGCTGCCATATTGGAAGGCGGCGCTCGGCACGTCTTTCTGCTCCGCGAGGTGGCCCGCCTGATGATGGCGTCGGGCGAGTTCGCTTGTCTACCGGCCGCGCCCATCGACAACACCGGTGCGCTCGACGTCCTTTGGCGGTCGGGCGACACGACCATTTACTCGAACCTGCACTTTTCGGTGTATGGCAGGTTCGAGTCGCAGAAGGTTGCCCAAGCAAACGCGATTGCCGGTCTTCTACCGAAAGGTGAATCGCGGGACTAGTTCGCTACTCCCTCCATGATCCCTTCAGCTACTCGCTTTCGGATCAGCAGTTGCTCTTCGGGTGGAAGCTGCACGCGTAGGCGAGCTACCTCATTCGATAGTCGCGAGAAAAAAGACAGGCGAAGTTCTTCAGCCCGCTTGTCCCGGAGGCCAGCAAGGAAGCGGCTATCGGAGAAAGGCGACCACGAAAGAAATCCGTCGAGCGCCCCGAACAGTGCCTCGTGACCGAGATACAAGTGTGGAGAGCGCGCAACGCACGTCGGAAGCATTTGCCAGATGGCGCATTCGTACTCCATATCGAGCGTGCCCCCTTGCCCCGCGAAGTTGCGCCAGCCGCATACGCCCTACCAGCACAAGAAGAGATTCGACGCTCCCGATCTGCACGAGCGCGGCAATCGTTTCGGCGCTATCCGGTACCTCCACGCGGAAGCGCTCCCATGACAACATCCCCACGTAGTTCTCGTCCCACATGAGCTGCCGCTCTTGATTTGCCGCGCACGTCCCTATGGCCTTGAGCACGCCATCCTGCTCTAGGGCCGCGTTGCAGAGAATTTCTGCCAACGGGTGATCCCGCCACCAACGAATTCGAGTGCCTGGAAAGACGCTCTCGATCTTCAGCAGGTAGCGCGGCTGCACGACCGTGCCATTCATCGCCTTGTAAAAGATGCCTCTTCGCTTCTCGGGACCCGTCTTCTTGTAGCTGCGATTAAAGACCCTGGTCTCGATTTCGTTCGGATCACAGGTCCCGGAATGGACTGCGAGTTCCGCATAGCACGCCGCGGAGCGCAGCTCCTTGAGCAGCAACGGCGTCGAGGTCGGACGGATGAAATCCACCTGCCCAGTCTAAGAGTTCCGGGGAGCAAATTCGTCCCCGTGAGGTCGATTGAACCGCTGCGGTGAGGAATTGGAATCAAATCCTCACCACCACTCGTTCAGCCGAGTGAAGTAGCGTTTTACCGAGCAAATCCGGGTCATGCGCGATGAGTCAGGCAGTCCCTCCGAGCACCGAACTCCGGTTGTCGAGCAGTACGGGCCCCTCATCGGCGGCGCCGACCTGGCGCGGGTCGCCGGCTTTCGCACCGTCGAGGCGTTCAAGTCCGCCGCAAGGCGCGGACGCGTGGGATTCAAGGTCTTTTCTATCCCTGGCCGGCAGGGCCGCTTCGCGAGCACCGCGGACGTGGCCGCATGGCTGGAAACCCTTGCTGGGCTCTGATTTCCACCGCGTCCTCGCGCAACCCCGTGCGATACGCAGACGCAAGCTTGTCGGCGTCCAACCGTCCGGAAGGAAGCTTCGCAAATGCGCACGAGTTCGACTGGAGGCGATCGAGGACCTTGAACTGCCGGTCGGTGACTCCAGCCTGCTCGATCCATGTACAAGCGGGTTCACCCAGCGGCAGTAGCCACCTCCGGCGGTGTACTGGCGTTACCGGATCCCAAACCGTAGCAAGCCGAGTTCCGTGCAGTGAACAGACGAATGAAGACGGAAACTGATGGTCGACGCGCCAGAACGCGTTGCCAGTATCGCGTTCGGAATCGGCGAAACATGCGCGGCACCCCTTTAGGGGATGGTGGCCGCCGAGTCGGCTCGCGGTTATCCCGAGCTGCAACTTCAGCTGCGGAATGTTGCGCTCGTTGAGCATCTTCAGGATGCGTTCGGCCCGGAGGGCGTCCACCAAGGGGAGGAAGTAGCCAAGAAGCGTGTGGTGAGGCGCGATGTGTCGTGCATCTCCGAGCAGGTGCCCCGTCCGCTCGCACAGGACGTCGAGGTTCGAAGGGAAGTCGTGGCGAAGGCCGGCGTAAGGCTGTCCGGACAGCGCGTTGCTCGTCTAAGTGGCGCGCGTGCCGCCATTAAGCGCGTGGGTCATGCCGCACCAGCTGTAGAGGGTCTGGGACGGATGCAGAGTCGGCAAGTTGTGCAACATGGCCGCGCCTTCCTCATGGCAAGTAGTACAGCATCGGCTGTGCGCCAAGTACACAGCGCGAGACCAAATAGTTTTGGAGACTTGTTCGCTGGCCGGATGCTTTGTCGCACCTTCAAGAGGAGGGGCGTACGATCTGATAGCCAATCGATTTCACGGAGCGAGCCATGCAGGCCTCTATCCGTCTACTGTCCTACTACGCGATCTCGGTCGGCCTGTCAGAAAGAATAGGTACGGGAACGCCGAACGAAAATTGTTGCGTCGTGATCGGGATCCAAGCGGGCTGGTGTGCTTTCGCGAGCCTTGCAGGCACTGGTCGACGTTGACCTGGTTGCCGGAAAGCGCTGATCACCGACGCTGGCGTTGATCGAGCCGGCGCGGGCCCTGGTGCCGGTTCGGTAGTCAGCTGGTTGATGCGGATCCTCATACTGACTCGTCTGGGCGCGCCGGGCTCGCCGGAAGCCGAAAGAGGCATGATCGCGAACGACGTCTTCCGGCGGTCGATCGCCGATGCGGTGGTCCGTTTGGTGGCCCCTTGAACTGGCCACACTGTCTACTGCATAGGTGAGGGTCGTCCGCTTTGGGTGTTCAGAGCCCCTGTCTGGGTATCGGGCATCAAGCCAAACTATTTAGCAGTTATCTCGCCTCCAATAATTTATTCCTTTTCAAATAAACCTTGTACACCATAGTTTTACATGCTTCTGTCGGACGGTATGGCCTCGATCTGTCGGAGGTCGTTGAGCTTGGAAACGGAGTGTTCGCCAAGGTGTCACAACCAGAAGAGTTCGAAGGGCTTACCTAGTATTGTTTCTCCAAAGTTTTGAACGGCCCCATGGGAATCTATTTCGTTTCAATCTGTTGCCGGATTGACGACCGAATTCGTTGGCGTGCTCAGATTTTTTGGAGACTATTGGTGACGCGTGATGATCGTGTCGATTCGAGCGTGTATTTAGCCGGAATGCTAAGTTTGACCACTTAGTCATGAATCACTACCGGCGGTGGCTGGTGACCAGGGACTGGGTGTAGTCCGAATGGCTGGCGTGACTTCACCCCGCTTGAAGAGCCGGCGGCTCGAGTACAACCAGGGTTGGCCGCAGAGAGCGATGGGCGGGCTGACGCCATCGGCTTGCGTCAAGCAAGTGGCGCACCAAGGTCACTACGATGGACACCGGGCTCTCAACAGCCCAGTTGTCGAAAACGGAGGCGTCTGGGCGCTAGCATTGAGCTCTCGTTCTGGGGGCGGGTTACCAGTTGCCGTAGGTCGTCCCACATGATTCCACGAGGCGAAGCATGATCCGGCTCCTTTTCATTGTATTGCTGGGTTGCCTTGCACAGGCCTTTCCGGCCCATGCGGTGCCATCGTGGGGAGCCGGGCAGTCCAGTTCCGCCGATACGCCCCCCTCGCAGCTGAAGCCGGGCGAGTGGGTCTGGGGTGGCGACAGCAAGGCAATGGGGCCGATGGCGGTGATCGTCAGCCTGACCGAGCAGCGTGCCTACGTGTACCGGAACGGGATCCTCATCGCCTTTTCGACGGTGAGCACGGGCAAGCCGGGCCATGAAACTCCTACCGGCGTTTTCACGATCCTGCAGAAGGACAAGGATCATCATTCCAGCAAGTACAACAACGCCCCCATGCCATACCAGGAGCGCTTGACCTGGGATGGCGTGGCACTTCATGCCGGAGGGCTGCCCGGGTATCCCGAATCCCATGGCTGCGTGCACCTGCCATCGGAGTTCGCCCGCCTCCTGTTCGAGAGCACTACGCTCGGCATGACGGTCGTCATCGCCAGGCAGGGCAAGTCGCCCGACGCGCTGGTGCATCCGGTCGCGGCCAGCCCCATCAATCCGATGACCGGCGCCGAGTCGGGCAACCTTGCGCTCGCCGGGGACGAGCAGTTCCGCTGGCATCCCGAGCTGGCGCCGGCAGGCCCGGTCTCCATGGTGATGAGCACCGCGGACCTGCGCCTGTTCGTCTATCGCAATGGCGTGGAAATCGGCCGCAGCCGCATTGCCTTCAGGCAGCCCGGGGCTGCCCCGGGCACGCACGCCTACATGGTGGCCGCCGGTGGCGCCCCGGGTGCCATGCCGCCCTGGATACGCATCGGCATCCCGGGTCATGAAGCGGATGCGGGAGTTCCGGTGACCGGGGCGGACATCGCGCGGGTGGTCGTTCCGACGCAATTCGTGGAGAACATGCTGCCTCTGCTGACGCCCGGCAGCGTACTGGTCGAAACGGACGAGCATGTACTGCCCGCAACCACGGGCCCACGGCTGCAGGTGATCAATTCCGACCCACCCGCACTCTAGGCCGGGCCATATCGTTCGACACAACACCCATGCAGTGCGCATGGGCGTTGTTCCGATGGATGGAGCGGATGCTCCCGGTCAGCGAGCGCGCCGGTACCGGACTTCGTTCTGCCGATCCCCGACCTGCGAAGTGACGAATCCGTCGCGGGACTGATCGATGTCGAAGACGGTGTTGCCCACATTCAAGCGCCCGTCGTTGATCCAGCCATCGGTCGTCTGACGGCCGGTGCGCGCAGTGGCCCGGCCATTGGGCTCGATGGTCAGCGTCACGTCCGCGCCATACAGTGAGTTGTGGCCCTCGAAGGTGCCGATCATCCAGTCCGGGACATAGGACGAGTGGCGAGGTCCCTGGTAGTTGGCGTCGTCGTACTTGTGATCCTTCTTGTCAGCGTTCGCGGCGATCGCGCCCAGGATGGCCGCGCCCACCAGTACGCCGGCGGCGACCTTGGCGTCGTGGTCGCCATCGTGATGGCCGGACGAGCTGGTATGCACGCGGAACTGCGCGCGACAGCCATCGTCGACCCAGATTTCGCGGCGGCTGTAGTCCCAGGTCCGGCCTTGCCGGCAGGACGTGCCCGACAGTTGCCGCTCCAGCGTCACGTACCCGGCAGTGGATATCGGGCAGCTTTGATAGCGATCGTTGCGGCTCTCGCAGGTGACGTAATCGTCGGCCACGGCATTGAATCCCCAGAGTCCCGCAGTGGCCAGGCAGAGTTGCAGTGCTGAGGTGGCGTGCTTGCGTCGCATGGAGCAGCTCCTTGATGTGATGAAACGGATTCCGCAGCCCCTATTCGTGATCGTGGAACATGGTCTCAGGCCCCGGTGGCGGGCGGCGAGGTTCCTTCGTCCTGCGGCCCCTTGCGCGCCAGCGCCTGGCGCAGCTCGTCGGGGAGCCCGCGCAGGTGCAGGTCGCGCTGCGGGAACGGGATCCCGATGCCCGCCCGGGCCAGGGCCTCGTACAGGCGGCCGACCAGCTGGCTGCGCAGCGAGACCCAGTTGTCGAAATCGTTCGTCCAGGCGCGCACCCTGAAATCCAGCGCGCTGTCGCCGAAGCCCTGGAACAGCGCCACCGGCGCCGGATCGCCGGCGATTCCCGGCATCTCGCGCGCGGTCTTCACCAGCACCTCCGCCACCAGCGCCGGATCGGAGCCATAGGCCACGCCGAGGTCGAACTCGATCCGCCGGTTGCGGTCGCGCAGGGTCCAGTTGGTCACCTTCTCCGACAGCAGTATGCCGTTGGGCACGACCACGTCGGCGCCGTCGAAGGTGCGCACCGTGGTCGCGCGCATGCCGATCTCGCGCACCCGGCCGCTGGTGCCGGCCACGTCCACCGCATCGCCCGGCTGCACCGGGCGCTCGAACATCAGGATGAGGCCGGACACGAAGTTCTTCACCACGTCCTGGAGCCCCAGGCCTATGCCCACGCCCAGCGCGCCGAACAGCAGGGTGAGCTGGCCGAGCTTGAAGCCGGCCACCGACAACGCCGCCAGCAGGCCGAACAGGAGCATCGCGTAGTAGGTCAGCGAGGCGATGCTGTTGCCCACCCCGCGCGGCAGCGACATCCGCGACAGCACCTCCTCCTGCAGCAGCACCCGCACCAGCCGCGAGAGCCAGAAGGCGATGAACACCGCTACCACGAACGCGAGCACGTCGCCCAGGCTCATCGCGAACTGGCCATAGGTGAACCGGTGGGTGATCACGCCTTCGACGAAGCCGTACACCGGCCGGAACACGCGGAACCGCTGCATCGTGAACACCGCCCAGCCGACGGCCATGGCGACCACGATCAGCCGCAGCAGCAGGTCCGGCAGGCTGGTCGCGCCGGTCCGGACCAGGTGGACGCGGTTGGCGAGCCCTTCCGCCAGCAGCTCCCGCAGCAGCGCGGCGAATACGTTGGCCGCCGCGTAGAGCAGCAGCGCCATGAAGCCGCTGTCGAAGACGCCCGTCATCAGCATCTCCGACAGCGAGGCGTTGCCGAACAGGTTGGCCACGATCGACACTGACAACAGCACCGCCCCGGCCCATGCGATCACCCGGACCAGGCGCAGCGTCCTCCCCGCCTTGCCGTCGCGGACGGCATGCCGCGACGCCCACAGCAACCACAGGGTCGAGGCGATCGCCAGCGCGGCGAGGATGACCTGGTACCAGCGGTACAGCACGCTGGAGGCCAGCAGCAGGAACGACAGCCGCAGCAGGAGGAAGAAGCCGGCGGCCAGGTAGGGCCATGCTCCCAGCAGCCTGCGGCTGTCCGCCGGCAGCAGGCGCAGCACCGGCACCACGGCCACGACCATCATGAACTGGTGCAGCAGCAGCGGGGCATTGGGCTCGAAGACCATCACCCCGATCGCCGAAAGCAGCAGCCACGACGAGAACGGACGGCCCAGCACGCGCAGCGTGGCCGGATCGCGCGATCCGGCCGGTCCGCGCCGGCTGCGGGCGGCCAGCCACAGCAGGAACGGCAACAGCAGCAGCTGCAGCAGGTTCAGCACGCGCTGGTTGGGCAGGTTGGCCGCCGAGTACTGGCGCAGGAACCCGCCTTCCAGCACCAGGCCGCGCTGGAGGATATCCATCTCGCCGTCGCTGTAATCGGCCGGGTCCGCGCCCATCCGCCACAAGGGCGGCGCCTCCACCCGCAGCAGTTGCCGGTCGATGTATCCGATCGCGTTCTCGACCGACTGCTGCCCGGTCTGGATGCCCGCCTCGAGCCGGTTGGCGCGGCGCCCCAGTTCGATCTGCCCGAGCAGCGGCGCGGACAGCGCCTGTTCGGACGATTCCAGCTCGGCGATGACCACGTCGATGCGGTCGGACAGCGCGGCCGGCATCGATCCGGCCGTCGCGGCCGCGCGGGTGGCCTCCCAGTCCGCGCGCCGGCGCGCCAGTTCCGCCGCGTCGCCGACGTAGGGGTCGATGGTCGCGGCCAGGTCGGCCTTCCAGTGCTGGAAGCGGTGGGCGTCGAAAGCCCAGTAGCGGTCCAGGCTTTCCAGTCGCAGGATCGGCATGGCGCGCAGCCGGCTGGCCCCTGCCTGGCGGTTCTTCTCGTCGACCGAAGCCTCGATCGCCTGCAACCGGGACAGCATTCCGGCTGCGGGATCGGCCGAGGCCGCGCGCATCGCCACGGCAGTGGCGAAGCGCTCGTCGCTGTCGGCGCGCCGGGGAATGTCGGCCAGCGCTATGACCTGGGGGCCGCCCTCGTCGCTCTTTGCTGACGCCGTTGTCTGCGCGGTTGCCTTTGTGGTCGCCGGCACCGGGACCTGCGCCCGGGCTGTGCCCGGGAAACCCAGCGCGACGACCGACGCAAGCAACAGGTTCGGCAGGCAGGTCAGGCGCATGGGGCTCCCGTTGCGGCAAGGCGTCGCTACGGAGTCTACGATGCTTCCGCGGCAGCCTGTCGGTGTGCCAGCTGCCTGGCAGACCTGGCTACCAGGCCGGCCGCATGACTCAGCCGTCGACCGTCGCGTCCGACGTCTTCGACAGTTCCG is a genomic window containing:
- a CDS encoding poly-gamma-glutamate hydrolase family protein, which gives rise to MPDKYRNFVELARSEPPDAYAVSLHDARSGTVIAAPHGGGIEPGTSEVCRGIAGEDLSWYLFEGKKTRGNHEDLHLTSSNFDEPQCRELIQRSRLVVTVHGEGSDSDAVYVGGLHVPTIRALRATLGEAGFTVLQHEKLNLQGKSPTNICNLGQLGEGVQLELAKGLRRTLFEGQSSQIAPKGPRDSIGYARPSGAESNWQTRKWTARAHTEAQIE
- a CDS encoding L,D-transpeptidase; amino-acid sequence: MIRLLFIVLLGCLAQAFPAHAVPSWGAGQSSSADTPPSQLKPGEWVWGGDSKAMGPMAVIVSLTEQRAYVYRNGILIAFSTVSTGKPGHETPTGVFTILQKDKDHHSSKYNNAPMPYQERLTWDGVALHAGGLPGYPESHGCVHLPSEFARLLFESTTLGMTVVIARQGKSPDALVHPVAASPINPMTGAESGNLALAGDEQFRWHPELAPAGPVSMVMSTADLRLFVYRNGVEIGRSRIAFRQPGAAPGTHAYMVAAGGAPGAMPPWIRIGIPGHEADAGVPVTGADIARVVVPTQFVENMLPLLTPGSVLVETDEHVLPATTGPRLQVINSDPPAL
- a CDS encoding DUF3011 domain-containing protein; translated protein: MRRKHATSALQLCLATAGLWGFNAVADDYVTCESRNDRYQSCPISTAGYVTLERQLSGTSCRQGRTWDYSRREIWVDDGCRAQFRVHTSSSGHHDGDHDAKVAAGVLVGAAILGAIAANADKKDHKYDDANYQGPRHSSYVPDWMIGTFEGHNSLYGADVTLTIEPNGRATARTGRQTTDGWINDGRLNVGNTVFDIDQSRDGFVTSQVGDRQNEVRYRRAR
- a CDS encoding mechanosensitive ion channel domain-containing protein, with the translated sequence MRLTCLPNLLLASVVALGFPGTARAQVPVPATTKATAQTTASAKSDEGGPQVIALADIPRRADSDERFATAVAMRAASADPAAGMLSRLQAIEASVDEKNRQAGASRLRAMPILRLESLDRYWAFDAHRFQHWKADLAATIDPYVGDAAELARRRADWEATRAAATAGSMPAALSDRIDVVIAELESSEQALSAPLLGQIELGRRANRLEAGIQTGQQSVENAIGYIDRQLLRVEAPPLWRMGADPADYSDGEMDILQRGLVLEGGFLRQYSAANLPNQRVLNLLQLLLLPFLLWLAARSRRGPAGSRDPATLRVLGRPFSSWLLLSAIGVMVFEPNAPLLLHQFMMVVAVVPVLRLLPADSRRLLGAWPYLAAGFFLLLRLSFLLLASSVLYRWYQVILAALAIASTLWLLWASRHAVRDGKAGRTLRLVRVIAWAGAVLLSVSIVANLFGNASLSEMLMTGVFDSGFMALLLYAAANVFAALLRELLAEGLANRVHLVRTGATSLPDLLLRLIVVAMAVGWAVFTMQRFRVFRPVYGFVEGVITHRFTYGQFAMSLGDVLAFVVAVFIAFWLSRLVRVLLQEEVLSRMSLPRGVGNSIASLTYYAMLLFGLLAALSVAGFKLGQLTLLFGALGVGIGLGLQDVVKNFVSGLILMFERPVQPGDAVDVAGTSGRVREIGMRATTVRTFDGADVVVPNGILLSEKVTNWTLRDRNRRIEFDLGVAYGSDPALVAEVLVKTAREMPGIAGDPAPVALFQGFGDSALDFRVRAWTNDFDNWVSLRSQLVGRLYEALARAGIGIPFPQRDLHLRGLPDELRQALARKGPQDEGTSPPATGA